A stretch of the Candidatus Hydrogenedentota bacterium genome encodes the following:
- a CDS encoding family 43 glycosylhydrolase: protein MPLLCVCAQGSTDREAPAPLYVDPVYDGAADPTLVWNREEKSWWMFYTARRANAPDEPGVRWVHGTDIGIAVSSDGGHSWNYRGMARGLPFEPGPNTWWAPEVVWHGDRYHMFVSYVPGMPSDWSGPRHILHYTSENLADWRKESRLNLSSERVIDPCVFRLPDGTWRMWYKDEADSSHIHAADSADLHAWRVVGPAESSRGQEAPNVFRLGGFYWMLTDSAHLNLYRSTDAVSWDYRGPFMREKGRRRDDNWAAQHPDVVVLGDAAYIVYFVHPYGKEHVEPGKHRSVIQIAGLVVRDGELVALRDDPFVLDLAPPPGGLYHGEWKPPDAPSPGGHAGKATQES, encoded by the coding sequence ATGCCGCTGCTGTGCGTTTGCGCGCAGGGGAGCACGGACAGAGAGGCCCCCGCGCCGTTGTACGTTGACCCTGTTTATGACGGCGCCGCAGACCCGACGCTCGTCTGGAACCGGGAGGAAAAGTCCTGGTGGATGTTCTATACCGCCCGACGCGCGAACGCGCCCGATGAGCCCGGTGTGCGCTGGGTGCACGGCACCGACATCGGCATTGCGGTCTCATCCGACGGCGGCCATAGTTGGAACTACCGCGGAATGGCACGGGGGCTCCCGTTTGAGCCGGGGCCGAACACCTGGTGGGCGCCCGAGGTCGTCTGGCACGGGGACCGTTACCACATGTTTGTGAGTTATGTGCCGGGAATGCCCTCCGACTGGTCGGGCCCGCGGCACATCCTCCACTACACCAGTGAAAATCTCGCGGACTGGCGGAAAGAGAGCCGTTTGAATTTGTCCAGTGAACGCGTGATCGATCCGTGCGTGTTCCGCCTCCCGGACGGGACATGGCGGATGTGGTACAAGGACGAGGCGGACAGTTCCCATATCCATGCCGCGGACAGCGCCGACCTGCACGCGTGGCGTGTTGTCGGACCTGCCGAAAGCAGCCGGGGCCAGGAGGCGCCAAACGTCTTTCGCCTGGGCGGCTTCTACTGGATGTTGACGGACAGTGCCCATCTGAACCTGTACCGTTCGACAGACGCTGTTTCATGGGATTACCGTGGTCCGTTCATGCGGGAGAAGGGGCGGCGCAGGGATGACAACTGGGCGGCACAGCATCCCGACGTGGTTGTGCTCGGCGACGCGGCCTACATCGTCTATTTTGTGCATCCTTACGGGAAGGAGCACGTTGAACCCGGCAAACACCGGTCCGTGATCCAAATTGCCGGACTCGTGGTCCGCGACGGGGAACTGGTCGCCCTGCGGGACGACCCGTTCGTCCTCGACCTGGCGCCGCCGCCGGGAGGCCTTTATCACGGAGAGTGGAAACCGCCGGACGCCCCGTCGCCCGGCGGACATGCAGGCAAAGCAACACAGGAGAGTTGA
- a CDS encoding family 43 glycosylhydrolase codes for MNILSFAVTCALLLCAPNPVLPGTNDVGVLRHAGKYYLMGMGTSGGIYVSGDLSNWSGPHHAFSMENAWTEGPSATDENIHACDLVLLNGVFHLYWSVNHGELRQIGHAVGDNPLGPYREPAHDVPFDGRIDPQCFQDADGRLYFYTVKFGMGNIIWGQPMADPWTLTDKPVRLLTPSRDTWETLDQPPQFVNEGPFVVRHRDRYYMVYNANHTSRQFGNYALGVAEADTPLGFKNAGKYPFPVLRSNRDPKHEGVTPEPDTPEVKNCGQPNLVRGPNGIEWWLVYFADQQRRAQYIDRAHFFGRELYIEGPTLAEIPGYQPVPAIPSFWDLFDGSEPLDERWSRDGAWQKENGVLRAAGEEGAVFARTKMADAAHYVSETVLRHGGGGAGRLGVAAWRGNDLLLLAGLDRADNTAFLNLCPGGTCGEERVSLPPDFNWDGPHTLRVENNAGQFAVHLGAVLLKFTGARTEKNQPVQAGLFAEGCAASFDSFLLTHGWEEWGAGIRGWETREGREQKGGKDGLALAPGESVFKGGLPLQYEFSLQVRSEGVGGVYPVYRDEDNYACLTFDRDFTTIRFSGRRHGQPQPSVEFSVRKRIHRAHDAAVNGDNLRVVKFGDRLILFAEGYELGTIMGDWPVSRAGLFAEKGRCAFDGITLYELP; via the coding sequence GTGAACATATTGTCTTTTGCCGTGACCTGCGCCCTGCTGCTGTGCGCGCCGAATCCGGTTCTGCCGGGCACAAATGATGTCGGCGTCCTCCGCCATGCCGGAAAGTATTACCTCATGGGCATGGGCACCTCGGGCGGGATTTATGTGTCCGGGGACCTGTCGAACTGGTCGGGGCCGCATCACGCCTTTTCCATGGAAAACGCCTGGACTGAAGGCCCCTCGGCCACGGACGAGAACATCCACGCCTGCGACCTGGTGCTGCTGAACGGCGTGTTCCACCTTTACTGGTCGGTGAACCATGGCGAACTGCGCCAGATTGGCCATGCCGTGGGGGACAACCCGCTGGGGCCTTACAGGGAACCAGCGCATGATGTCCCCTTTGACGGGCGCATAGACCCGCAATGCTTCCAGGATGCGGACGGGCGGCTGTACTTTTACACCGTGAAGTTCGGCATGGGCAACATCATCTGGGGGCAGCCCATGGCCGACCCGTGGACTTTGACGGACAAGCCCGTGCGGTTGCTGACACCATCACGGGACACCTGGGAAACCCTCGACCAGCCCCCGCAATTCGTCAACGAGGGGCCTTTTGTGGTGCGGCACCGGGACCGGTATTACATGGTGTACAACGCGAACCACACCAGCCGCCAGTTCGGCAACTACGCCCTCGGTGTGGCCGAGGCGGACACCCCCCTCGGATTCAAAAATGCCGGCAAGTACCCCTTCCCGGTGCTGCGCTCGAACCGCGACCCGAAACACGAAGGCGTGACACCGGAGCCTGACACACCGGAAGTGAAGAACTGCGGCCAGCCCAACCTGGTGCGTGGGCCCAACGGCATCGAATGGTGGCTGGTCTATTTCGCGGACCAGCAGCGCCGTGCGCAATATATTGACCGGGCACACTTTTTCGGGCGGGAATTGTATATCGAGGGTCCGACCCTTGCGGAAATCCCCGGTTACCAGCCTGTTCCGGCAATCCCCTCGTTTTGGGACCTTTTTGACGGCAGCGAGCCCCTTGACGAAAGGTGGTCCAGGGACGGCGCATGGCAAAAGGAAAACGGGGTCCTGCGGGCCGCCGGTGAAGAGGGCGCCGTGTTCGCCCGGACGAAAATGGCGGACGCCGCCCATTATGTGAGCGAAACGGTTCTTCGGCACGGCGGCGGCGGGGCGGGGCGCCTTGGTGTGGCCGCATGGAGGGGCAACGATCTGCTCCTGCTCGCCGGGCTGGACCGTGCGGATAATACCGCTTTTCTCAATCTTTGCCCCGGCGGGACCTGCGGGGAGGAGCGTGTTTCCCTGCCCCCGGACTTCAACTGGGACGGGCCGCACACCCTGCGGGTGGAAAACAATGCGGGCCAATTTGCCGTCCACCTTGGCGCGGTTTTGCTGAAATTCACCGGCGCGCGGACGGAGAAGAATCAGCCGGTCCAGGCGGGGCTTTTCGCAGAGGGCTGCGCCGCGTCCTTCGACAGTTTCCTGCTCACCCACGGCTGGGAGGAGTGGGGCGCCGGGATTCGCGGTTGGGAGACCCGGGAAGGCCGCGAGCAGAAGGGCGGGAAGGACGGTCTGGCGCTCGCGCCGGGTGAGTCGGTCTTCAAGGGCGGGCTGCCGCTCCAATATGAATTTTCCCTGCAGGTCCGTTCTGAGGGGGTGGGCGGCGTTTATCCGGTGTACAGGGATGAGGACAATTACGCGTGCTTGACCTTTGACCGGGACTTCACGACAATAAGGTTCTCGGGCAGGCGTCATGGCCAGCCCCAGCCATCCGTCGAGTTTTCCGTGCGGAAACGGATTCACCGGGCCCATGACGCCGCCGTGAACGGCGACAACCTCCGGGTGGTGAAGTTCGGGGACCGCCTGATTCTCTTTGCCGAAGGGTATGAACTGGGCACAATCATGGGAGACTGGCCGGTGTCCCGCGCCGGTCTCTTTGCGGAAAAAGGCCGCTGCGCCTTTGACGGGATTACGCTTTACGAGCTCCCGTGA
- a CDS encoding aminotransferase class IV: protein MELVRAQEIMFSHPEHAQTPRAPEYAFGAACIVDRFCPIFEAAVPIIDVGFMHADAVYDVVSVSRGMFFRLGEHQARFARACAAIRVRNPHDQAREAEILNELVARAGLRDAYVWWTVTRGVPPMGRNEMVDPEKFENRFYAFAVPFVFMFDDDQRARGVDLVISRDRIRIPPKAVDPMAKNFHWLDMQMALFEAGDRGGEWAVLTDADGYLAEAAGANIFAVIGGAVVTPDSGCLDGLTRKSVLELCGELGVPAGCRRVHADELRDADEVFMTTTAGSVMPVRSVDGSSVAPGGGAGELSVRLHNLYWEKRWAGWHGTPVRYDSAAAQ, encoded by the coding sequence ATGGAGCTTGTCCGCGCCCAGGAGATCATGTTCTCGCACCCCGAACACGCCCAGACCCCGCGCGCGCCTGAGTACGCCTTCGGCGCCGCCTGCATAGTGGACCGGTTCTGTCCCATATTCGAGGCGGCCGTACCAATCATAGATGTGGGCTTCATGCACGCGGACGCGGTGTACGACGTGGTGAGTGTGAGCCGGGGCATGTTTTTCCGGCTGGGCGAGCACCAGGCCCGTTTCGCGCGGGCCTGCGCGGCCATCCGGGTGCGCAACCCCCATGATCAGGCGCGCGAGGCGGAAATCCTGAACGAGCTGGTCGCCCGCGCGGGTTTGCGCGACGCCTATGTCTGGTGGACCGTCACGCGCGGGGTGCCGCCCATGGGCCGGAACGAGATGGTGGACCCGGAGAAGTTCGAGAACCGCTTCTACGCGTTCGCCGTTCCCTTTGTGTTCATGTTCGACGACGACCAGCGCGCGCGCGGGGTGGACCTCGTGATCAGCCGCGACCGCATCCGGATACCGCCGAAAGCGGTGGACCCCATGGCGAAGAACTTCCACTGGCTGGACATGCAGATGGCGCTCTTCGAGGCGGGGGACCGGGGCGGAGAGTGGGCCGTGCTCACGGACGCCGACGGGTATCTCGCGGAGGCGGCGGGCGCCAACATCTTCGCCGTCATCGGCGGGGCGGTGGTCACGCCGGACTCGGGCTGCCTTGACGGCCTGACCCGAAAAAGCGTCCTGGAGCTCTGCGGGGAACTTGGTGTTCCGGCGGGATGCCGGCGCGTCCATGCCGACGAACTGCGGGACGCGGACGAGGTGTTCATGACCACCACTGCGGGCAGCGTCATGCCGGTGCGCAGTGTGGACGGCAGTTCCGTCGCCCCAGGCGGCGGCGCCGGGGAACTCTCCGTCCGTCTGCATAATCTATACTGGGAGAAACGCTGGGCCGGATGGCACGGCACCCCGGTGCGGTATGATTCCGCAGCGGCGCAATAA
- a CDS encoding galactose mutarotase produces MGKASVCFMTALFCLAMAAGMPVHGAVTMEPFGTTAEGQAISLYTLSNAKGMEVKIINFGAIVQSLKVPDRDGKPADVVLGFDTLDGYAAEHPYFGAVVGRYGNRIAKGKFSLDGKEHTLATNNPPNALHGGLKGFDKQVWTATPLEGDGAPGLRLQLVSPDGDQGYPGTLTVTVTYTLTDDNGLEIQYEAATDAPTVLNLTNHSYFNLNGAGNGDILGHLVMINADRFTPVDETLIPTGELRPVAGTPFDFTSPKALGRDINQDDEQIKYGLGYDHNFVLKKETPGTLTLAARVHSPESGRVMDVFTEEPGLQFYSGNFLDGTNKGKGGKVYQHRFGFCMETQHFPDSPNQPGFPSVVLRPGDKYATKTVYKFSVE; encoded by the coding sequence ATGGGCAAGGCGAGCGTGTGTTTCATGACGGCGTTGTTCTGTCTGGCCATGGCGGCGGGTATGCCCGTGCACGGCGCGGTGACCATGGAACCCTTTGGGACAACGGCGGAGGGGCAGGCCATTTCCCTTTACACCCTGTCCAACGCCAAGGGCATGGAGGTAAAAATCATCAACTTCGGGGCCATTGTCCAGTCCCTGAAAGTGCCGGACCGCGACGGCAAGCCGGCGGATGTCGTGCTCGGCTTCGACACGTTGGACGGGTATGCGGCGGAGCACCCCTATTTCGGCGCGGTTGTGGGCCGCTACGGCAACCGCATCGCTAAGGGAAAGTTCTCACTGGACGGAAAAGAACACACCCTCGCCACGAACAACCCGCCCAACGCGCTGCATGGCGGGCTGAAAGGCTTTGACAAGCAGGTGTGGACCGCGACACCACTGGAGGGGGACGGCGCGCCGGGGCTGCGGCTGCAACTGGTCAGCCCGGACGGGGACCAGGGTTATCCCGGCACCTTGACGGTCACGGTCACCTACACGCTGACGGACGACAACGGGCTGGAAATCCAGTATGAGGCGGCCACGGACGCGCCGACGGTGCTGAACCTCACCAACCACAGCTATTTCAACCTGAACGGCGCGGGGAACGGCGACATTCTGGGGCATTTGGTGATGATCAACGCGGACCGGTTCACACCCGTGGACGAAACCCTGATCCCCACGGGCGAGCTGCGCCCCGTGGCGGGCACGCCCTTCGATTTCACCAGCCCCAAAGCCCTGGGCCGCGACATCAACCAGGACGACGAGCAAATAAAGTATGGCCTCGGCTACGACCACAATTTTGTTCTGAAAAAGGAGACGCCGGGCACTTTGACCCTCGCGGCGCGGGTACACAGCCCCGAAAGCGGCCGGGTCATGGATGTTTTCACAGAGGAGCCGGGACTTCAGTTTTACTCAGGGAACTTCCTCGACGGCACGAACAAGGGCAAGGGCGGAAAAGTCTACCAGCACCGGTTTGGGTTCTGCATGGAGACCCAGCATTTCCCCGACTCGCCCAACCAGCCCGGCTTCCCCAGCGTTGTGCTGAGGCCGGGCGACAAGTACGCGACCAAAACGGTGTACAAGTTTTCTGTGGAGTAG
- a CDS encoding cellulase family glycosylhydrolase, with translation MTSFSRNRLFAAAALLFAATAGLCACAPAADGADVRWDLEEGRWSAEKANAWQATQGWLAGANFVPSTASNQFEMWQAETWDPETIDRELGWAASLGFNVMRVYLHDMLWTADAEGFAGRIDRYLSIADKHGIKTILVPLDSVWDPFPNLGPQAEPVPHVHNSRWLQSPHIDIQKDPSRYDELKPYVTGLLTRFKDDARILAWDLFNEPGNPVPQYQPKEGWTREEKEAAHLILLGKLFDWAREVNPSQPLTAGVWVNVGGRVNPVDPLDRMMLERSDIITFHTYDRLPAAKRAVEWLKKSGRPIICTEYMSRGSGSTFETIMPYFKEQGVGAVNWGLVNGRSQTIYPWDSWDKKYTEEPTPWFHDVFRKDGTPYSADEAALIRKLTGAEK, from the coding sequence ATGACCAGTTTTTCCAGGAACAGGCTGTTTGCGGCTGCCGCGCTTCTTTTCGCGGCCACAGCCGGACTGTGCGCCTGCGCGCCCGCCGCCGACGGTGCGGATGTCCGCTGGGACCTGGAGGAGGGGCGCTGGAGCGCGGAGAAGGCCAACGCATGGCAGGCGACGCAGGGCTGGCTTGCCGGGGCGAATTTCGTTCCCAGCACCGCGTCAAACCAGTTCGAGATGTGGCAGGCGGAGACGTGGGACCCGGAAACCATTGACCGGGAACTGGGCTGGGCGGCCTCCCTCGGCTTTAACGTGATGCGGGTATATCTGCATGACATGCTGTGGACGGCGGACGCGGAGGGCTTCGCGGGCCGCATAGACAGGTACCTTTCCATTGCCGACAAGCATGGCATCAAAACCATATTGGTGCCCCTGGACAGCGTTTGGGATCCGTTCCCGAATCTCGGCCCGCAGGCGGAGCCGGTCCCGCACGTGCACAACTCCCGCTGGCTGCAAAGCCCGCACATTGACATCCAGAAGGACCCGTCGCGTTACGACGAGCTGAAGCCCTATGTGACGGGCCTCCTGACCAGATTCAAGGACGACGCGCGCATCCTCGCCTGGGACCTGTTCAACGAGCCGGGCAACCCCGTGCCGCAGTACCAGCCCAAAGAGGGCTGGACCCGCGAGGAGAAGGAGGCGGCCCACCTCATCCTGCTGGGCAAGCTCTTCGACTGGGCGCGGGAGGTGAACCCCTCGCAGCCGCTGACGGCGGGGGTGTGGGTCAACGTGGGCGGGCGCGTCAATCCCGTCGATCCCCTGGACAGGATGATGCTAGAACGCTCCGACATCATCACCTTCCACACCTATGACCGGCTTCCCGCTGCGAAAAGGGCGGTGGAATGGCTGAAGAAGTCCGGCCGACCCATCATCTGCACCGAGTACATGTCGCGGGGCTCCGGCAGCACCTTTGAAACGATCATGCCCTACTTCAAGGAGCAGGGCGTGGGCGCCGTGAACTGGGGGCTCGTCAACGGCCGCTCGCAGACCATCTACCCGTGGGACTCCTGGGACAAGAAGTACACTGAGGAACCAACTCCCTGGTTCCACGATGTGTTCCGGAAGGACGGCACGCCCTACTCCGCGGACGAGGCCGCGCTGATCCGGAAACTCACAGGCGCGGAAAAGTAG